Genomic window (Moraxella haemolytica):
AACAAGGTCATTTATGAGCATTAGCACAGACAAACAACCCCATTGGAAAAAATTCATCTGCCTTGCCTGCGGATATATTTATGATGAGCAAGCTGGCGACCCCACCAGCGGACTACCTGCTGGCACTCGCTTTGATGATATCCCTGACGACTGGCATTGCCCTGTGTGTGGCGTTACTAAAGATGGTTTTGAGCCTTATGATGAGCATCAAATCAGCAGTACTGACAGCACGCATAAACAAGGCGTTGTCATCATCGGTGCAGGCTTGGCTGGTTGGAGCGTGGTTGATGCCCTACGCACGCTAAATAAAGACATTCCCATCACGCTCATCTGTGCTGACTTGGGCGACCGTTATCATAAACCCATGCTATCTGTCGCCATCTCTCAGGGCAAGACCGCCCAAGAGCTTGTTCGAACCACAGCGGTACAATCAGCTAAAGACAACCAAATCACACTATTGGCAAACACTGTCGTTACTAGCATTGATACCGCCACACAAACAGTGCATACGCCTAGCGACAGCATAAGCTATGATCATCTGGTGCTTGCCATTGGGGCGACGCCTGCCTATCCGCCTACCATCAACCCAAAAGCGACTTGGCATGTCAATAATCTTGAGCAATTTAGCAAACTACAAACAGCCCTTAACCATCAAGACACACCAAGACACATCGCCATCATCGGTGCTGGCATGGTTGGCACCGAACTTGCCGAAGACCTAATCAATGCAGGGCATACCGTCAGTTTGATTGATGTTAATGCTTATCCATTATCTGCCATGTTGCCTGTGGTGGCAGGCGAACGCATTTTAGCTGCCATCATAAATAAAGGCATCAGTTGGCTAGGTTCAAGCATGGTAAAAGCCATCAGTGAGAACCAATCTGGCGGTCATGACATCACGCTACACGATGGCACAGACAGCGAGCAGACTGTACACGCTGATGAAGTGATTGTGGCGACAGGGCTTGTCATTGACGAGCAACTCCCCACCCAAGCAGGTCTTGACTTTGACAGACGCACAGGCATCGCCATCAATCCTGCTACCTTGCAGACGAGCGTGCCGAACATCTATGCCTTGGGCGACTGCATCAGCATCCATGGCACGCCTTGTCGCTATGTCGCACCACACCGAGCCCAAGCTACCGCCATTGCTTATGAAATCTTGGGCCTACCCCATGCAGGATACGAGCATAAAGCACCAATGATTCGCCTAAAAAATAAGAGCATCAATGTTACCGCCAATGGCAATCCACGAGCAGATGGTGATTGGCATATCATCAAAGATGATAAGGACGAGCTGTCTCTTGAGCTACATGATGGCGGTCAAGTCATCGCCAAAGCCCTACTCAAATCCCCTCAAAGCTAAACTCATCACTCACTCACAACCAAAATGAAACACCTTACACGCCATAAGGTGTTTAATTTTTGTAAATCATTGTCAATTTAGCCCCACACAGCACCAAAGTCCACTATAATAACAAGACCAATAAAAAGCATCTGTGATATTGGTCGTATTCTAAGCGATGAAGCTGTTCGCTTAATTTTTCATTGATTTTTTTGATACTAAGGAATGTTTATGTGCGGTATCGTTGGGGCCATTCGTAGCCAAGCTAATGTTGTTGATTTTTTGACCGATGGTCTAAAACGCCTAGAATATCGAGGCTATGATTCATCTGGTATCGCTGTGTATAGCGAAAATGAAAACAAAATCAAACGGGTTCGCCGTGTTGGTCGTGTGGCACTCATGGAAGAAGCAGCCAAAGCCAAAGGGTTATTTAGCAACATCGGTATCGGGCACACTCGCTGGGCAACGCACGGTGGCGTAACAGAGCCAAACGCTCACCCACACATCTCAGGCGGTACGATTGCGGTGGTGCATAACGGCATCATTGAGAATTTTGAGGCGGAGCGTACTCGCTTAGAAGCATTGGGGTTCCATTTTGAATCCCAGACTGACACCGAAGTCATCGCCCACAGCATTCACCACGAATACACCCAAAATGGTGGTCATCTTTACCGTGCCGTTCAGACTGCCTGCTCTCGCTTTCATGGTGCTTATGCCATCGCTGTCATCACCCCAAACGACCCAACCAAAATGGTGGTCGCTCGCATGGGTTGTCCGCTACTCATCGGTTTTGGCGAGCATGAAGTATTCATTGCATCTGATGTGTCGGCGGTGGTGTCATTTACTCGTCAAGTCAGCTACCTAGAAGATGGCGACATTGCCTTACTTAGTGCAGACGGCATCGAAACCCTGCTAGATAAAGACGGCAACACCCCACAGCGTCAAATCAAAACCTCTCAGCTATCATTGGCAAGCCTTGAGCTAGGTCCATACAGCCACTTCATGCAAAAAGAAATCAATGAACAACCAAGAGCGGTTGCTGATACGGCAGAGATTTTCTTGGACGGTGGCTTTATTGCCAAGAATTTTGGCGAAAATGCCCCAGAGGTATTCTCCAAGATTAACAGCATTAAGATTCTCGCCTGCGGTACTTCGTACTATGCCGCTTTGACGGGCAAATATTGGCTAGAATCCATCGCCAAAATTCGCTGTGATGTTGAGATTGCCAGCGAATATCGCTATCGTGATGTCATCGCCGACCCAAGCGAGCTGATCATCACCATCAGTCAGTCAGGCGAGACACTAGACACAATGGAAGCCTTAAAATACGCCATCAGTGAAGGTCATGAATACAGCCTATCTGTCTGCAATGTCATGGAGTCTGCCCTACCACGCAATAGCACGCTTGCCATCTATACCCGTGCAGGGGCAGAGATTGGCGTAGCAAGCACCAAAGCCTTTACCACACAGCTTGTGATCTTATTTGGTCTGGCAGTAACCTTAGGCAGGTTGCGTGGACACATCAGCGATGAGCAGGTGGCACAATATGGCGAAGAGCTA
Coding sequences:
- a CDS encoding FAD-dependent oxidoreductase — protein: MSISTDKQPHWKKFICLACGYIYDEQAGDPTSGLPAGTRFDDIPDDWHCPVCGVTKDGFEPYDEHQISSTDSTHKQGVVIIGAGLAGWSVVDALRTLNKDIPITLICADLGDRYHKPMLSVAISQGKTAQELVRTTAVQSAKDNQITLLANTVVTSIDTATQTVHTPSDSISYDHLVLAIGATPAYPPTINPKATWHVNNLEQFSKLQTALNHQDTPRHIAIIGAGMVGTELAEDLINAGHTVSLIDVNAYPLSAMLPVVAGERILAAIINKGISWLGSSMVKAISENQSGGHDITLHDGTDSEQTVHADEVIVATGLVIDEQLPTQAGLDFDRRTGIAINPATLQTSVPNIYALGDCISIHGTPCRYVAPHRAQATAIAYEILGLPHAGYEHKAPMIRLKNKSINVTANGNPRADGDWHIIKDDKDELSLELHDGGQVIAKALLKSPQS
- the glmS gene encoding glutamine--fructose-6-phosphate transaminase (isomerizing); the encoded protein is MCGIVGAIRSQANVVDFLTDGLKRLEYRGYDSSGIAVYSENENKIKRVRRVGRVALMEEAAKAKGLFSNIGIGHTRWATHGGVTEPNAHPHISGGTIAVVHNGIIENFEAERTRLEALGFHFESQTDTEVIAHSIHHEYTQNGGHLYRAVQTACSRFHGAYAIAVITPNDPTKMVVARMGCPLLIGFGEHEVFIASDVSAVVSFTRQVSYLEDGDIALLSADGIETLLDKDGNTPQRQIKTSQLSLASLELGPYSHFMQKEINEQPRAVADTAEIFLDGGFIAKNFGENAPEVFSKINSIKILACGTSYYAALTGKYWLESIAKIRCDVEIASEYRYRDVIADPSELIITISQSGETLDTMEALKYAISEGHEYSLSVCNVMESALPRNSTLAIYTRAGAEIGVASTKAFTTQLVILFGLAVTLGRLRGHISDEQVAQYGEELRLLPGSIQHALNLEPQLSTWAQKFATKPSALFLGRGIHYPIALEGALKLKELTYIHAEAYPAGELKHGPLALVDENMPVVVIAPNDKLLDKVKANMQEVGARGGELFVLTDLDSDFTETEGVHVIRTPRHVGVLSPIVHTIAVQLLSYHVALVRGTDVDKPRNLAKSVTVE